In the genome of Pseudarthrobacter sp. IC2-21, one region contains:
- a CDS encoding DUF4190 domain-containing protein gives MNKLAVVAVIFAVIAASGLWVFGVAVLAVFAVGAGHVALNQIPLRGERGRGLAITALAIGYGIATLALINTLGYIPSLVQQFSK, from the coding sequence TTGAACAAGCTGGCCGTTGTAGCCGTCATTTTCGCCGTGATCGCCGCATCGGGATTGTGGGTATTCGGCGTTGCGGTCCTTGCTGTTTTTGCAGTTGGGGCCGGACACGTTGCCCTTAACCAGATCCCGCTGAGAGGCGAACGAGGCCGCGGGCTAGCTATTACTGCCCTGGCCATTGGGTATGGCATAGCCACGCTGGCATTGATCAACACTCTGGGGTACATACCGAGCTTGGTCCAGCAGTTCTCAAAGTAG
- a CDS encoding sigma-70 family RNA polymerase sigma factor: protein MGDESGVLDEVLWSQVVNGDGDAFGVLFDRHHDRVWRHALKVLSLPHLAEEVTAVVFYEAWRRRANVRMVNDSILPWLLVTTNNILRNHVRQQRRYRYFLSRLPPPTDAADIADDIAEADEFTFKTSALRKAFTQLKPQERDVLTLCIIEGLSSKEAGAALGIADGTVKSRLHRAKSRLGTLYGQVVHEQEPAAQAILGRRTS, encoded by the coding sequence ATGGGCGACGAATCAGGTGTCTTGGACGAAGTGTTGTGGAGCCAGGTTGTCAACGGCGACGGTGACGCGTTCGGTGTGCTTTTCGACCGCCACCATGACAGGGTCTGGCGCCACGCTCTAAAAGTGCTGAGTCTGCCCCATCTGGCTGAGGAGGTTACTGCCGTCGTCTTCTACGAGGCGTGGCGCCGACGGGCCAACGTCCGAATGGTCAATGACTCGATATTGCCTTGGCTGTTGGTCACCACGAACAACATCCTTCGAAACCACGTTCGCCAGCAACGCCGCTATAGATACTTCCTCAGCCGGCTCCCGCCGCCCACGGATGCGGCGGACATTGCTGATGACATCGCAGAGGCTGATGAATTCACTTTCAAAACCTCTGCCCTGCGGAAGGCTTTTACACAACTAAAGCCCCAGGAGCGCGATGTGCTGACTCTTTGCATCATTGAGGGCCTCAGCTCGAAAGAGGCAGGTGCTGCCCTAGGCATCGCGGACGGAACAGTGAAGTCACGGTTGCACCGGGCCAAATCCCGGCTAGGCACGCTCTATGGCCAGGTAGTGCATGAACAAGAGCCTGCTGCTCAGGCAATTCTTGGACGGAGAACATCATGA
- a CDS encoding CU044_5270 family protein: MNTPQFQADRREALRSQLVALPTLAGAEDPTRYRPGKDARRHGPRSRRNKDSLVSLEPAVPARARPRPTRRVLLAAAAATVGALAVGQISITAQSAHAAGVLRSVADQSMTFVDPLPGPGQYLLVHTHANWLISSVDQAGNMKSSMNAQTIDVYRPGNPAEDWVLRRDWGDGQPVPMEIEVIRAKDGQFYGGPWTLMSDDELAALPRDGQALYDHFNSSYQGGSASRDENNFVRITDILRMGLIPADLRAGLYKALALIPGVTASEQANFDGKVGVAIGRTEPLRAGQRAEMIIDPGTGLVIGERTIMTYAAFGFGSNEVVGHTAIDYRIVDSAPR; this comes from the coding sequence ATGAACACACCCCAGTTTCAGGCCGACAGGCGTGAAGCTCTGCGCAGCCAACTCGTGGCGCTGCCAACTCTCGCCGGCGCAGAGGACCCCACCAGATATAGGCCTGGGAAGGATGCGCGCCGTCACGGCCCCAGGAGCCGCCGAAACAAGGATTCCTTGGTCTCGCTGGAACCTGCCGTCCCGGCCCGCGCCCGCCCCCGCCCAACCCGGCGGGTCCTGCTCGCGGCAGCGGCAGCGACCGTCGGGGCGCTGGCCGTAGGGCAGATCAGCATAACCGCGCAAAGCGCGCACGCGGCAGGGGTCCTGAGGTCAGTGGCGGACCAGTCGATGACCTTCGTCGATCCCCTGCCCGGGCCGGGCCAGTACCTGCTCGTGCACACGCACGCCAACTGGCTCATCTCCAGCGTCGACCAGGCGGGAAATATGAAAAGCAGCATGAACGCCCAGACCATCGACGTTTACCGTCCAGGCAACCCCGCCGAGGATTGGGTCCTCAGGCGCGACTGGGGCGATGGCCAGCCGGTGCCCATGGAAATTGAGGTCATTCGGGCGAAGGACGGACAGTTCTATGGCGGCCCATGGACCCTGATGTCAGATGATGAGTTGGCTGCCCTGCCGAGGGACGGGCAGGCTTTGTATGACCACTTCAACTCCAGTTATCAGGGAGGTTCAGCATCACGGGATGAGAACAACTTCGTCCGTATCACCGACATCCTGAGGATGGGACTCATTCCTGCCGACCTGCGCGCGGGACTCTACAAGGCGCTGGCTCTGATCCCCGGTGTCACCGCCAGCGAGCAGGCCAACTTCGACGGAAAGGTGGGCGTGGCAATCGGACGGACGGAACCCCTTCGCGCCGGCCAAAGGGCAGAAATGATCATCGACCCCGGTACCGGGCTGGTCATCGGCGAACGAACCATCATGACCTACGCAGCCTTCGGATTCGGCTCAAATGAAGTTGTTGGCCACACGGCCATCGACTACCGAATCGTTGACTCCGCGCCACGGTGA
- the yidC gene encoding membrane protein insertase YidC: protein MVGFHEGLSILGLPEASGWTWTLSIIGLVLVIRAALIPVFVRPIKAQRGMQLLQPDMKKLQDKYKGKTDPLSRQAMAKEQMAMYKKHGTNPFSACLPMLVQMPFFFALFTLLSGISGASAAGNGIGAMSHAQVVQFDQSSIFGAPLSAALLYSDGHIAVTVLTIAMILTMTASQFITQKQIMAKNMSEEALASPFMRQQKMMLYILPIVFGVGGINFPIGVLIYWTVTNLWTMGQQFFVIRRMPTPGSPAAKAMAERRAAKGMPALPILGGSWGEAASIPSVTEPAGQRIQPQRKNRKKK, encoded by the coding sequence ATGGTGGGCTTCCACGAGGGCCTGAGCATCTTAGGCCTGCCCGAGGCCTCCGGCTGGACCTGGACTCTGTCCATCATTGGCCTGGTGCTGGTGATCCGTGCCGCCCTGATCCCGGTGTTCGTCAGGCCGATCAAAGCCCAGCGCGGCATGCAGCTGCTCCAGCCCGACATGAAGAAGCTCCAGGACAAGTACAAGGGCAAGACCGACCCGCTGTCCCGCCAAGCCATGGCGAAGGAACAGATGGCCATGTACAAGAAGCATGGGACCAACCCGTTCTCTGCGTGCCTGCCGATGCTGGTCCAGATGCCGTTCTTCTTTGCGCTGTTTACCCTGCTGTCGGGCATCAGCGGTGCTTCCGCCGCTGGGAACGGCATCGGGGCGATGAGTCACGCACAAGTGGTGCAGTTCGACCAGTCGAGCATTTTCGGCGCACCGCTGTCGGCGGCGCTGCTATATAGCGATGGACATATCGCGGTTACGGTCCTGACCATCGCGATGATTTTGACGATGACGGCCTCGCAGTTCATCACGCAGAAGCAGATTATGGCCAAGAACATGTCGGAAGAGGCCCTGGCCAGCCCGTTCATGCGCCAGCAGAAGATGATGCTCTACATCCTGCCGATCGTCTTCGGTGTGGGCGGCATCAACTTTCCGATCGGTGTCCTGATCTACTGGACCGTCACCAACCTGTGGACGATGGGTCAGCAGTTCTTCGTCATCCGTAGGATGCCGACGCCAGGGTCGCCGGCGGCGAAGGCCATGGCCGAACGCCGGGCTGCCAAGGGAATGCCGGCACTGCCCATTCTGGGTGGAAGCTGGGGTGAGGCTGCATCCATTCCCTCCGTTACTGAACCCGCGGGCCAGCGCATCCAGCCGCAACGCAAGAACAGGAAGAAGAAGTAG
- a CDS encoding PadR family transcriptional regulator has protein sequence MGRRKQGTLLPLEVRILEIVEESKLAGRPAYGFSLASTLAAKGGTMLAAHGTLYKALARLSGAGFLEAEWESPEIAEGEGRPRRRLYSITAPGKAALQLAKVVPARNPAPTQMKPARA, from the coding sequence ATGGGCCGCAGAAAACAGGGAACGCTACTCCCACTCGAAGTGCGCATCCTGGAGATCGTTGAAGAATCGAAACTGGCAGGTCGCCCGGCATACGGCTTTTCTCTAGCCAGCACCCTGGCAGCAAAGGGCGGAACGATGCTGGCAGCACACGGGACGCTATACAAGGCCTTGGCGCGACTGAGCGGGGCAGGTTTCTTGGAAGCGGAGTGGGAGAGCCCGGAGATCGCAGAAGGCGAAGGCCGTCCCCGGCGACGCCTTTACAGCATCACGGCACCTGGGAAAGCTGCACTTCAGTTAGCGAAAGTAGTGCCAGCGCGGAATCCCGCTCCAACTCAAATGAAGCCGGCGCGAGCATGA
- a CDS encoding DUF2199 domain-containing protein codes for MVFGKKRNCGMCGQSLAAHERDVRFRLPDPVLNSPEQHRTEGSWLSDPDPTTATLMQIPNIGPFVRALLPVKLQGGHEFRFGVWIAIHPDDLQHACRVWNAPEYADLKLTGYLANKIQPWGFLAVPVNLAVLNTEQTPYCVSSPNEELNDVLTREWPHDILTSLPS; via the coding sequence ATGGTTTTCGGTAAGAAGCGGAATTGCGGGATGTGCGGGCAATCTCTGGCGGCGCATGAAAGGGATGTCCGGTTCCGCCTCCCGGACCCTGTACTTAACAGCCCTGAGCAGCATCGTACTGAAGGCAGCTGGCTGAGCGACCCGGATCCGACCACGGCCACGCTCATGCAGATCCCGAACATCGGCCCGTTCGTCCGCGCCCTGCTGCCGGTCAAACTTCAGGGCGGGCACGAGTTCCGGTTTGGGGTTTGGATCGCCATCCATCCGGATGACCTGCAGCATGCCTGTAGGGTTTGGAACGCCCCTGAATATGCCGACCTGAAACTCACAGGCTACCTGGCTAACAAGATCCAGCCTTGGGGTTTCTTGGCCGTTCCAGTGAACTTGGCCGTGCTGAACACGGAGCAAACACCTTACTGCGTGTCCAGCCCGAATGAGGAACTGAACGACGTGCTAACCAGGGAGTGGCCGCACGACATCCTGACTTCGCTGCCATCATGA
- a CDS encoding VOC family protein: MNSDTKGTLHHIELWVPDLGRAKDEWGWVLGALGYSIYQSWATGLSWRLGGTYIVAEQSPTMSGHEHERTLPGLNHLAFHAGSKEDLDTFVKESRLHGWVQLFQDKYPHAGGPDHYAAYLANSDGFELELVATPD; this comes from the coding sequence GTGAACAGCGATACCAAGGGGACCTTGCACCACATCGAGCTGTGGGTCCCTGACCTCGGTCGCGCCAAAGATGAATGGGGGTGGGTGTTGGGGGCGCTGGGGTACTCGATTTACCAGAGCTGGGCCACAGGCCTCAGCTGGAGGCTCGGAGGAACTTACATCGTTGCCGAGCAGTCTCCCACCATGAGCGGCCACGAACACGAGCGCACGTTGCCAGGGCTCAATCATCTTGCCTTCCATGCCGGCAGCAAAGAGGACCTGGACACGTTCGTGAAGGAGAGCCGCCTGCACGGATGGGTGCAGTTGTTTCAGGACAAGTACCCCCATGCCGGCGGCCCCGATCATTACGCCGCGTACCTCGCCAATTCCGATGGGTTCGAGCTGGAGCTCGTCGCAACCCCTGATTGA
- a CDS encoding SHOCT domain-containing protein — MNEHLVSAEAEGYTFTFGISRTTLRIAGLCAVVAGAILAVLINATEPFRVPLGIALGVLAITLLIAYAVTSSSRAHECRPASTKRIRERQVMFGKITGKKSLAAELALLAELHRSGALSDEEFSAAKRRILGR; from the coding sequence ATGAACGAACACTTGGTTTCGGCCGAGGCCGAGGGATACACATTTACGTTCGGCATTAGCCGAACGACACTTCGGATAGCTGGGCTGTGTGCAGTCGTTGCCGGGGCAATCCTTGCTGTCTTGATAAACGCCACGGAGCCGTTTCGCGTCCCTTTGGGAATTGCCCTTGGAGTCCTCGCGATCACCCTGCTAATCGCCTACGCCGTCACCAGCTCATCACGGGCACATGAGTGCAGGCCAGCGTCGACTAAACGCATTAGGGAGCGCCAAGTGATGTTCGGCAAGATAACGGGTAAGAAGTCCCTGGCGGCGGAACTTGCCCTCCTTGCAGAACTCCATAGAAGTGGCGCGCTTTCTGACGAGGAATTTAGCGCCGCCAAGCGCCGCATCCTTGGCAGATAG
- a CDS encoding GrpB family protein, protein MEADSIELVPADPQGWVARFDVVRGRLASLLPDAEIEHIGSTSIPDLPAKDVVDVLVGVNLHQWSTATDLLNSDGFDCEGHREGHAWFSLPNRKNREIIVHLVEIQGRQWLRRIVFRDILRRDIKARERYLSVKREAAARTKDWGAYTTHKADVVAAILKSAGGLD, encoded by the coding sequence ATGGAAGCCGACAGCATCGAACTTGTCCCTGCTGACCCACAAGGATGGGTAGCAAGATTTGACGTCGTGCGCGGAAGGCTGGCTTCCCTGTTACCGGACGCGGAGATCGAGCACATCGGTTCGACCTCCATTCCGGATCTTCCTGCCAAGGACGTTGTCGACGTATTGGTCGGCGTGAACCTACACCAATGGTCTACCGCAACGGACCTGCTCAACTCGGATGGATTCGACTGCGAGGGCCACAGAGAAGGACACGCCTGGTTCAGCCTGCCCAACAGGAAGAACAGAGAGATCATCGTCCACCTCGTGGAGATCCAGGGGCGCCAATGGCTCCGGCGCATTGTGTTCCGGGACATCTTGAGGAGGGACATCAAAGCAAGGGAGCGCTACCTGAGCGTCAAGCGCGAAGCAGCGGCCCGAACCAAAGATTGGGGCGCGTACACAACACACAAAGCGGACGTGGTGGCGGCGATCCTCAAAAGCGCCGGAGGCCTCGACTAG
- a CDS encoding IS630 family transposase, which translates to MANIAPALVVSDSQRALLEVLAKSQTASHREVQRAQVLLMAAEGLANDSIAKVAGLSPGTVRSWRARFEAEGLAHLGEVRAGRGRKPVIPQSKIDEIVDLTRNSKPEGHTHWSVRTMAAKVGVSPAQVQRIWAARGLKPHLVDTFKLSNDPKFEEKLIDVVGLYLNPPEKAIVLCMDEKSSIQALDRTQPSLPMTKGRAETMTHDYKRNGTTTLFAALDVATGKVIGSCLPKHRHEEFLVFLKTINKEVPRGLDVHLILDNYATHKHPDVKAWLVRNPRFQLHFTPTSSSWLNLVERWFRELTDKALRRGAFHSVPDLITKIEEYLAAHNTEPKPLVWTATADSILKKVARGRVALETIKQN; encoded by the coding sequence ATGGCGAACATTGCTCCTGCTTTGGTGGTTTCTGATTCCCAGCGTGCTTTGTTGGAGGTGCTCGCGAAGTCGCAGACGGCGTCCCATCGCGAGGTTCAGCGGGCGCAGGTGTTGTTGATGGCCGCGGAGGGGTTGGCCAATGATTCGATCGCGAAGGTTGCCGGGCTGAGTCCGGGGACGGTCAGGTCGTGGCGGGCCCGGTTCGAGGCAGAAGGCTTGGCCCACTTGGGCGAGGTGCGTGCCGGGCGTGGCCGCAAGCCGGTCATTCCACAGTCCAAGATCGATGAAATCGTTGATCTGACGCGCAATTCCAAGCCCGAAGGACACACGCACTGGTCGGTGCGGACGATGGCCGCGAAGGTGGGTGTGTCCCCGGCGCAGGTTCAGCGGATCTGGGCGGCCCGGGGCTTGAAACCACACCTCGTGGATACTTTCAAGCTCTCCAACGATCCGAAGTTTGAGGAAAAACTCATCGATGTCGTTGGTCTGTATCTGAACCCGCCGGAGAAGGCGATCGTGCTGTGCATGGACGAGAAATCCTCGATCCAGGCCCTGGACCGCACCCAGCCGTCCCTTCCGATGACGAAGGGCCGGGCCGAAACAATGACCCATGACTACAAACGCAACGGCACCACCACCTTGTTCGCCGCCCTGGACGTGGCCACCGGAAAAGTCATCGGCTCGTGCCTGCCCAAGCACCGGCACGAGGAATTCCTGGTGTTCCTCAAAACCATCAACAAGGAAGTCCCGCGCGGTTTGGACGTCCATCTGATCCTGGACAACTACGCCACCCACAAACACCCGGACGTGAAGGCCTGGCTGGTCAGAAATCCGAGGTTCCAGCTACATTTCACCCCCACCTCATCCTCGTGGCTGAACCTGGTCGAGCGCTGGTTCAGGGAACTGACCGACAAGGCATTACGCCGCGGTGCGTTCCATTCGGTACCGGATCTGATCACCAAAATCGAGGAGTACCTCGCCGCCCACAACACCGAACCCAAGCCCCTGGTATGGACCGCGACCGCAGACTCAATCCTTAAGAAAGTAGCCCGCGGCCGCGTCGCCCTCGAGACCATCAAACAAAACTGA
- a CDS encoding alpha/beta hydrolase: protein MSTFVLIPGAGGTAWYWSRVVPLLQEAGHHAIAVDLPGDDESAGLAEYADLVMDAVGEHEGVVLVAQSLGGFTAPLVCEKASVGELVLVNAMIPVPGETPGAWWDNTGWSAAQQTAAKAHGYSTEFDTETYFLHDVPPEIAAEGEPHQRPEANAAFESVCNFAAWPRIPTRVLSGEGDRFFPLDFQRRIARERLGIEPDVLPGGHLLALANPDGVARYLLRS, encoded by the coding sequence GTGAGCACGTTCGTCCTGATCCCGGGAGCAGGCGGCACCGCCTGGTACTGGAGCCGCGTCGTTCCGCTGCTGCAGGAGGCCGGCCACCACGCCATCGCCGTCGATCTGCCCGGAGACGACGAAAGCGCCGGGCTCGCCGAGTACGCGGACCTCGTGATGGACGCCGTCGGCGAGCATGAGGGCGTGGTGCTGGTGGCCCAGTCGCTGGGCGGCTTCACGGCGCCGTTGGTGTGTGAAAAAGCTTCCGTCGGCGAGCTGGTGCTGGTGAACGCGATGATCCCCGTGCCGGGCGAGACCCCGGGCGCGTGGTGGGACAACACGGGATGGAGTGCGGCCCAGCAAACTGCCGCGAAGGCGCACGGCTACAGCACGGAGTTCGACACAGAAACCTACTTCCTGCACGACGTTCCCCCGGAAATCGCCGCCGAAGGCGAGCCGCATCAGCGGCCTGAAGCAAACGCAGCCTTCGAATCGGTGTGCAACTTCGCCGCGTGGCCCAGGATCCCGACGCGCGTACTCTCCGGCGAGGGAGACCGGTTCTTTCCCCTGGACTTCCAGCGCCGGATTGCGCGTGAACGCCTCGGCATCGAGCCTGACGTACTGCCGGGCGGTCACCTCCTCGCGCTGGCAAACCCCGACGGCGTAGCCAGGTACCTGCTGCGGAGTTGA